The Argopecten irradians isolate NY chromosome 4, Ai_NY, whole genome shotgun sequence genome has a window encoding:
- the LOC138320796 gene encoding bifunctional purine biosynthesis protein ATIC-like, whose protein sequence is MASGEIALISVSDKTGLIPFAKELVALGLRLAASGGTAKAIKDAGIPVSCVSEITGAAEMLGGRVKTLHPAVHGGILARATESDQADMKKAGFSMIRLVACNLYPFVKTVADPNVQPENAVEQIDIGGVTLLRAAAKNHARVTVVCDPSDYGRILEEMKKTPSIDTTESTRQQLAVKAFNHTAEYDAAISDYFRRQYSAGSSQLSLRYGMNPHQKPAQISTTLPNLPIKVLNGSPGFINLLDALNGWQLVREISRACNKPAATSFKHVSPAGAAIGGQGMSEADRKVCMVDDLEELSPLAEAYARARGADRMSSFGDFISLSETCDVPTAKIISREVSDGIIAPGYDNEALEILQKKKGGNYCVLQIDPTYDPPQMETRTVFGLQMQQKYNDAVINAEMMNNTVTKRSELGEGVLEDLIVASITLKYTQSNSVCYAKGGQVIGIGAGQQSRIHCTRLAGDKANNWWLRQHPKVMEMKFKKGVKRAERNNAIDQFVLGTVGSDMDMETWEELFEDKPPQLLSQEERKEWISKLKGVSLSSDAFFPFRDNIDRAVQSGVEYIVSPAGSTNDGGVIEACNDHKMVMIHTNTRLFHH, encoded by the exons CTGTGTATCAGAGATTACTGGAGCAGCAGAGATGCTTGGAGGCCGGGTGAAGACTCTGCATCCAGCCGTTCatggag GTATTCTGGCTCGAGCAACTGAATCAGACCAAGCAGACATGAAGAAAGCTGGGTTTTCAATGATACG TCTGGTAGCTTGTAACTTGTACCCCTTTGTGAAGACTGTGGCCGACCCTAATGTACAGCCTGAAAATGCTGTGGAACAAATAGATATAg GGGGAGTAACTCTGCTACGTGCAGCTGCTAAGAACCACGCACGTGTAACTGTAGTTTGTGATCCTTCTGACTATGGCCG aattttagaagaaatgAAGAAGACACCTAGCATCGATACCACAGAGTCTACAAGACAACAGTTAGCTGTTAAG GCATTTAACCACACAGCTGAATATGACGCTGCCATCTCGGACTATTTCCGTCGACAGTACAGTGCTGGATCGTCACAACTATCACTCCGATATGGCATGAACCCACACCAGAAACCTGCCCAAATATCCACCACACTACCCAATCTCCCTATCAAAG TATTAAATGGTTCACCTGGATTTATCAACTTACTAGATGCTCTCAATGGGTGGCAGCTTGTCAGAGAAATCAGTCGAGCGTGCAACAAACCTGCAGCAACATCATTCAAGCATGTCAGTCCAGCAG GTGCTGCCATTGGAGGACAGGGGATGAGTGAGGCGGATCGCAAAGTTTGTATGGTGGATGATTTagaggagttgtctcccttggcCGAGGCCTATGCAAGAGCTAGAG GAGCAGACAGAATGTCATCTTTTGgagatttcatttcattatcagAAACATGTGATGTCCCCACTGCCAAAATAATATCTCGTGAG gTATCAGATGGCATCATCGCACCAGGCTATGACAATGAAGCCTTGGAAATCCTTCAGAAGAAGAAAGGAGGCAACTACTGTGTATTACAG ATTGACCCGACTTATGACCCGCCACAAATGGAGACAAGGACAGTGTTTGGATTGCAGATGCAGCAGAAGTATAATGACGCAGTCATCAATGCTGAAATGATGAACAACACTGTTACAAAGAGGTCAGAG CTTGGAGAGGGTGTGCTGGAGGATCTGATTGTGGCCAGTATTACCCTGAAATACACACAGTCTAACTCGGTCTGCTACGCTAAGGGTGGTCAGGTAATTGGAATAGGTGCTGGACAACAGTCACGCATCCATTGCACACGACTGGCAGGGGACAAGGCAAATAACTG GTGGCTAAGACAGCACCCTAAAGTAATGGAAATGAAGTTCAAAAAAGGTGTGAAGAGAGCGGAAAGGAACAATGCTATCGACCAGTTTGTGTTGGGGACTGTGGGATCG GACATGGATATGGAGACATGGGAGGAACTGTTTGAGGATAAACCACCACAGTTACTAtcacag GAAGAAAGAAAGGAGTGGATTTCAAAGCTAAAGGGTGTGTCTCTCAGCTCCGATGCCTTCTTCCCTTTTCGAGATAACATTGACAGGGCTGTACAG aGCGGTGTTGAGTACATTGTGTCTCCTGCGGGATCTACAAATGATGGAGGCGTCATTGAGGCCTGTAACGATCACAAAATGGTGATGATTCACACCAATACCAGGCTCTTCCACCATTAA
- the LOC138320797 gene encoding ATP synthase subunit C lysine N-methyltransferase-like, translating to MGIESFLETPEGEKSSSGLTKKGGVLLGVFGGLFVGIYTLTGPFLAPAIRKICLPFLPASSAQMKNVFKALGSRSGSLLDIGSGDGRIVIEAARQGYKASGIELNMWLVLYSRWAARQAGMNKMATFKRQDLWKSDVSPYNNVVIFGVRQMMEPLEQKLEKELVQDSMVVACRFHFPNWQPILTLGEGVDRVWLYRINKSSISSKTTNKCDSTNNQS from the exons ATGGGTATCGAGTCATTCCTGGAGACACCCGAAGGTGAAAAGTCCAGTAGTGGACTTACCAAGAAAGGGGGTGTCCTGCTTGGAGTCTTTGGTGGTTTGTTTGTTGGAATATACACACTCACTGGTCCATTCTTGGCTCCGGCAATCAGAAAGATTTGCTTACCATTTCTACCAGCATCATCAGCTCAgatgaaaaatgtatttaaagcaCTTGGAAGTCGAAGTGGAAGCTTGCTGGACATTGGAAGTGGAGATGGACGAATT GTAATAGAGGCTGCCAGACAGGGTTACAAAGCCTCAGGGATTGAACTCAATATGTGGCTGGTTCTCTATTCACGCTGGGCAGCCAGGCAAGCTGGCATGAACAAAATGGCTACCTTCAAACGGCAGGATCTATGGAAA AGTGATGTCAGTCCATACAACAATGTAGTGATATTTGGTGTCAGACAAATG ATGGAGCCACTGGAACAGAAGCTAGAGAAGGAATTAGTACAGGACAGTATGGTGGTCGCCTGTCGCTTCCACTTCCCTAACTGGCAGCCAATTCTGACCCTCGGTGAGGGTGTTGATCGAGTCTGGTTATATCGGATAAATAAATCATCAATCTCAtccaaaacaacaaacaaatgtgACAGTACAAACAACCAGAGTTAA